A DNA window from Streptomyces canus contains the following coding sequences:
- a CDS encoding VOC family protein has product MKDSSTRLDHVVLWVRDPVASADFYEKTLGMEPVRLTDFAAGAVSFPSVRLNDETIFDLMPLTMADHMKMVPGAAESAGHPVNHVCLALPADDFEALRARLEERSVPVSDISRESFGARGTARRSFYFRDPDGNVFEARHYD; this is encoded by the coding sequence ATGAAGGACAGCTCGACACGTCTCGACCATGTCGTCCTCTGGGTCCGTGACCCGGTGGCATCGGCCGACTTCTACGAGAAGACCCTGGGCATGGAACCCGTGAGGCTCACCGACTTCGCCGCGGGGGCGGTGTCCTTCCCCTCCGTACGGCTCAACGACGAGACCATCTTCGACCTCATGCCGCTCACCATGGCGGACCACATGAAAATGGTCCCTGGCGCTGCCGAGAGCGCGGGACACCCCGTCAATCATGTTTGCCTGGCCCTGCCCGCCGACGATTTCGAGGCACTCCGCGCCCGCCTCGAGGAACGGTCCGTGCCGGTCTCGGACATCTCCCGAGAGTCCTTCGGCGCCCGCGGAACGGCCCGGCGCAGCTTTTACTTCCGCGACCCGGACGGGAACGTCTTCGAGGCGCGCCACTACGACTGA
- a CDS encoding pseudouridine-5'-phosphate glycosidase, which translates to MVLVVSEEVREAIDARRPVVALESTIIAHGLPRPRNLQVALELEDVVRRQGAVPATIAVLDGRPLVGLDKEQLERVANEDGIRKLGHRDLPLAVAAGVSGATTVSATAQLAALAGVEVFATGGLGGVHREWTTTQDESADLGLLARTPITVVCAGVKSILDVPATLQRLETLGVAVAGYGTDRFPGFYLSDSGYPVEWRLDSPQQVAEVMRAREALGAPGSALIVANPVPEEEQLDPDLHARVLAAALRACEEAGVTGQGVTPFLLDYLVRHTDGASLNANLAAVRGNVRLAGRIAAARAGA; encoded by the coding sequence GTGGTGCTGGTGGTGTCCGAAGAGGTGCGCGAGGCGATCGACGCGCGTCGACCCGTAGTGGCTCTGGAGTCCACGATCATCGCGCACGGGTTGCCGCGTCCGCGCAATCTGCAGGTGGCGCTGGAGCTGGAGGACGTCGTACGGCGGCAGGGAGCCGTACCGGCGACGATCGCCGTACTGGACGGGCGGCCCCTCGTCGGCCTGGACAAGGAGCAGTTGGAGCGGGTCGCCAACGAGGACGGGATCCGCAAGCTGGGTCACCGGGATCTGCCGCTCGCGGTGGCCGCGGGGGTGAGCGGGGCGACCACCGTGTCGGCGACGGCGCAGCTGGCGGCCCTGGCCGGGGTGGAGGTGTTCGCGACGGGCGGGCTCGGCGGGGTGCACCGGGAGTGGACGACGACCCAGGACGAGTCGGCCGACCTCGGCCTGCTGGCACGCACACCGATCACCGTGGTGTGCGCGGGCGTGAAGTCCATCCTGGACGTGCCCGCGACGCTCCAGCGACTGGAGACGCTGGGGGTCGCGGTCGCCGGGTACGGGACGGACCGTTTCCCCGGCTTCTATCTGTCCGACTCCGGCTATCCCGTGGAGTGGCGGCTGGACTCCCCGCAGCAGGTCGCGGAGGTCATGCGGGCGCGGGAAGCGCTGGGCGCGCCCGGCTCTGCGCTGATCGTCGCCAACCCCGTCCCCGAGGAGGAGCAGCTGGACCCCGACTTGCACGCGCGGGTGCTCGCGGCCGCGTTGCGCGCGTGCGAGGAAGCGGGGGTCACCGGCCAAGGGGTCACGCCGTTTCTGCTGGACTACCTGGTGCGGCACACCGACGGTGCCTCGCTGAACGCCAACCTGGCGGCGGTGCGCGGCAACGTGCGGCTGGCGGGGCGGATCGCCGCGGCGCGGGCCGGGGCGTGA
- a CDS encoding methylated-DNA--[protein]-cysteine S-methyltransferase — protein sequence MNSQGQDEQRVVWTVVGTDIGPLLLAATDEGLVNVVFHATEPVRDKALERLASRLGTEAVEAPGSALLAEAIRQVEAYFAGDRHDFELSLDWSLISGFNRQVLRELASGVRYGQVVGYGDLAGRVGQPGAAQAVGVAMGSNPLPVVVPCHRVVESDGGIGGFGGGLETKRKLLALEGVLPEPLF from the coding sequence ATGAACAGCCAAGGACAGGACGAGCAGCGGGTCGTGTGGACCGTCGTCGGCACGGACATCGGGCCGCTGCTGCTGGCCGCGACCGACGAGGGCCTGGTCAACGTGGTCTTCCACGCCACCGAACCGGTCCGCGACAAAGCGCTGGAGCGGCTCGCGTCCCGGCTGGGTACCGAGGCCGTCGAGGCGCCTGGCTCCGCACTGCTGGCCGAGGCGATACGCCAGGTCGAGGCGTACTTCGCGGGCGATCGGCACGACTTCGAGCTGTCCCTGGACTGGTCGCTGATCTCGGGCTTCAACCGGCAGGTGCTGCGCGAGCTGGCGTCGGGTGTGCGGTACGGCCAGGTCGTCGGATACGGCGATCTGGCCGGACGGGTCGGCCAGCCGGGTGCCGCGCAGGCCGTGGGGGTGGCCATGGGCTCCAATCCGCTGCCGGTCGTCGTGCCGTGTCATCGGGTCGTGGAGAGCGACGGCGGCATCGGCGGGTTCGGCGGCGGTCTGGAGACCAAGCGGAAGCTGCTCGCGCTGGAGGGCGTGCTGCCTGAGCCGCTGTTCTGA
- a CDS encoding carbohydrate kinase family protein: protein MTTDALGTAAAGRGGALLVVGDVITDVVARHRGPLAAGTDTAAAIRTVPGGAGANVACWAARAGGAEVRLLGRVGADAAAWHERELAECGVRPRLVADPEAPTGTVICLVDTGEAAERTFLTDSGASLRLEPDDWSDALLDGVAWLHLSGYLLFSEPSRALVAVALESARTRGVPVSLDPASAGFLGELGVDRCLSLIEGVDVLLPSRDEACLLTGLADAADAAAKLSRHVPLVVVKQGAEGAVIARSGSVYARVSAVAATPRDTTGAGDAFTGGFLAALLAGAAPEDAAADGCRAGALAVERVGGRPPMPD, encoded by the coding sequence GTGACGACGGACGCGCTCGGTACCGCCGCGGCCGGCCGGGGTGGCGCCCTGCTGGTCGTCGGGGATGTCATCACGGACGTCGTCGCCCGGCACCGGGGGCCGCTCGCCGCGGGCACGGACACCGCCGCCGCGATCCGTACGGTGCCGGGCGGGGCAGGGGCCAACGTGGCCTGCTGGGCCGCCCGCGCGGGCGGTGCGGAGGTACGGCTGCTGGGGCGGGTGGGCGCGGACGCGGCCGCCTGGCACGAGCGGGAGCTGGCCGAGTGCGGGGTACGGCCGCGGCTCGTCGCCGATCCGGAGGCACCCACCGGGACGGTGATCTGCCTCGTGGACACGGGAGAGGCCGCCGAACGGACGTTCCTCACGGACAGCGGCGCCTCGCTGCGGCTGGAGCCGGACGACTGGTCGGACGCGCTGCTCGACGGCGTGGCGTGGCTGCACCTGTCGGGCTATCTGCTGTTCTCGGAGCCGAGCCGGGCGCTGGTGGCGGTGGCCCTGGAATCGGCACGCACGCGTGGTGTTCCGGTGAGCCTTGATCCGGCGTCGGCGGGCTTCCTCGGTGAGCTGGGAGTGGACCGCTGCCTCTCGCTGATCGAGGGGGTGGACGTCCTGCTGCCGAGCCGGGACGAAGCGTGCCTGCTCACCGGGCTGGCCGACGCGGCGGACGCGGCGGCCAAGCTGAGCCGCCACGTCCCGCTGGTGGTCGTCAAGCAGGGAGCGGAGGGTGCGGTGATCGCGCGCTCCGGCAGCGTGTACGCCCGCGTGTCCGCCGTAGCGGCGACGCCCCGGGACACAACCGGGGCGGGCGACGCCTTCACGGGCGGGTTCCTCGCGGCCCTGCTGGCGGGCGCCGCACCCGAGGACGCGGCTGCGGACGGCTGCCGGGCGGGTGCGCTGGCGGTGGAGCGGGTGGGTGGGAGACCTCCGATGCCGGACTGA
- a CDS encoding methyltransferase domain-containing protein, whose translation MTGTDRYLLDNRQTEAGERFDAFATLFDPTTFRHIEGCGIGSGWRCWEVGAGGTSVVSWLAEKVGPTGKVVATDIDTTRLAAAARPPEVDIRVHDVSAEEPPGEDFDLVHARLVLVHVPDRERALRSMIKSLRPGGRLLLEDADPALQPLTCPDERGPDQQLANRLRQGFRRLLADRGADLSYGRTLPRLLREAGLRQVAADAYFPLASPACAALESATIRQIREQLVTAGLATDEDIDRHLANVATGTMDLATAPLISAWGRKA comes from the coding sequence ATGACAGGAACCGACCGGTATCTCCTCGACAACCGGCAGACGGAGGCGGGCGAGCGCTTCGACGCCTTCGCCACCCTCTTCGACCCCACGACCTTCCGGCACATCGAAGGATGCGGCATCGGATCCGGCTGGCGCTGCTGGGAGGTCGGCGCAGGCGGCACGTCCGTGGTGTCCTGGCTGGCCGAGAAGGTCGGTCCGACCGGAAAGGTCGTCGCGACCGACATCGACACCACCCGCCTGGCCGCGGCGGCCCGCCCGCCGGAGGTGGACATACGCGTTCACGACGTGAGCGCCGAGGAACCGCCGGGGGAGGACTTCGACCTGGTGCACGCCCGGCTCGTCCTCGTCCACGTGCCCGACCGGGAACGGGCCTTGCGGTCGATGATCAAGTCCCTGCGCCCCGGCGGACGGCTCCTGCTGGAGGACGCCGACCCCGCCCTGCAACCCCTGACCTGCCCCGACGAGCGCGGCCCCGACCAGCAACTGGCGAACCGGCTGCGCCAGGGGTTCCGCCGGCTGCTCGCCGACCGCGGCGCCGATCTCTCCTACGGCCGCACCCTCCCGCGCCTGCTGCGCGAGGCCGGTCTGCGCCAGGTGGCGGCCGACGCCTACTTCCCGCTCGCCTCGCCGGCCTGTGCCGCCCTGGAGTCCGCCACGATCCGCCAGATCCGCGAGCAGCTGGTCACGGCGGGCCTCGCCACGGACGAGGACATCGACCGCCACCTCGCCAACGTCGCCACCGGCACGATGGACCTGGCCACGGCCCCGTTGATCTCGGCGTGGGGCCGCAAGGCGTAG
- a CDS encoding magnesium and cobalt transport protein CorA, which produces MSMAGNLRKVTSLGSVGGLRKVARLARRRPRVDLSHHARSPLGTSVVNCVTYKEGARIPVDGDLVDTVERVRKSRDGFVWLGLHEPSDHEFEGIADLFDLHPLAVEDAVEAHQRPKVERYGETLFAVFKTVCYVEHEELTATSEVVNTGEIMVFAGEDFVITVRHGSHGSLGPLREELESDPQQLAKGPAAVLHAIADHVVDDYLDVTDSMQSDIDLVETAVFADNGARVDPGRIYQLKRELLELKRAVVPLSRPLEELSTRPIHVVAPEIQAYFRDVSDHLLRAKEQIAAFDELLNSILQAHLAQVTVSQNEDMRKITAWAAVIAVPTMVCGVYGMNFDHMPELHWTFGYPLVMGVIAVACGVLYRGFRRNGWL; this is translated from the coding sequence ATGTCCATGGCAGGGAATCTGCGAAAGGTCACGAGCCTCGGCAGCGTCGGCGGCCTGCGCAAGGTGGCCCGGCTGGCCCGGCGGCGCCCGCGCGTCGACCTGAGCCACCACGCCCGCTCCCCGCTGGGCACCTCGGTCGTCAACTGCGTGACATACAAGGAGGGAGCCCGTATCCCGGTCGACGGTGACCTGGTCGACACCGTGGAGCGGGTGCGCAAGAGCCGTGACGGCTTTGTCTGGCTCGGCCTGCACGAACCGTCGGACCATGAGTTCGAGGGCATCGCGGACCTCTTCGACCTGCACCCGCTGGCCGTCGAGGACGCGGTCGAGGCCCATCAGCGCCCGAAGGTGGAGCGCTACGGCGAGACGCTGTTCGCGGTGTTCAAGACGGTCTGCTACGTCGAGCACGAGGAGCTCACGGCGACGAGCGAGGTGGTCAACACCGGAGAGATCATGGTGTTCGCCGGCGAGGACTTCGTGATCACGGTGCGGCATGGCAGTCACGGATCGCTGGGTCCGCTGCGCGAGGAGCTGGAGTCCGATCCCCAGCAGCTCGCCAAGGGGCCGGCCGCGGTGCTGCACGCGATCGCGGACCATGTGGTCGACGACTACCTGGACGTCACCGACTCGATGCAGTCGGACATCGACCTGGTCGAGACGGCGGTGTTCGCGGACAACGGCGCCCGGGTCGACCCGGGCCGCATCTACCAGCTCAAGCGCGAACTCCTGGAGCTGAAGCGGGCGGTGGTCCCGCTCAGCCGCCCGCTCGAGGAGCTCTCCACGCGGCCGATCCATGTCGTCGCCCCGGAGATACAGGCGTACTTCCGCGACGTCTCCGACCACCTGCTGCGCGCCAAGGAGCAGATCGCCGCGTTCGACGAACTGCTCAACTCGATCCTTCAGGCCCACCTCGCGCAGGTGACGGTCTCGCAGAACGAGGACATGCGGAAGATCACGGCCTGGGCCGCGGTGATCGCCGTCCCGACGATGGTCTGCGGTGTGTACGGCATGAACTTCGACCACATGCCGGAGCTGCACTGGACGTTCGGCTACCCGTTGGTCATGGGCGTGATAGCCGTCGCCTGTGGCGTGCTGTACCGCGGCTTCCGGCGCAACGGCTGGCTGTGA